From Pseudomonas putida, one genomic window encodes:
- a CDS encoding HEAT repeat domain-containing protein produces the protein MTERNIDNPAIIALLPRLEHVDAGVRRIALIELADLEDPDGLPWLTDALLVDVADEVRTEAARLLEAWEEPEVVQALCAALADPAEPVRLAAAQSLSELKSLEAGQLILPWVNHAAAFVRTSALRALRELRLEDAAAPALLALADDDAAVRREAVGILGWLKHQPALPALARLAEGEPDTDVRRAAIGALGLARDSCVLPALVAALNDTAWQVREEAATTLGKVGQAEAGPALVDALADGFWQVRLRAARSLGRLRYAAAVDALGELLGHGIANLRKEAALALGELGQARALPMLQAAEADSDPEVRKAVRIALAQLRGVA, from the coding sequence ATGACTGAACGCAACATCGACAACCCGGCCATCATTGCTCTGCTGCCTCGCCTTGAACACGTCGACGCAGGTGTGCGGCGCATCGCGCTGATCGAACTGGCCGACCTGGAAGACCCTGACGGTTTGCCCTGGCTCACCGATGCGCTGCTGGTCGATGTGGCCGATGAGGTCCGCACCGAAGCCGCGCGGCTGCTCGAAGCGTGGGAAGAGCCAGAGGTGGTCCAGGCGCTATGCGCTGCGTTGGCCGACCCCGCCGAGCCGGTGCGCCTGGCCGCAGCGCAGAGTCTCAGTGAACTCAAGAGCCTGGAAGCCGGGCAACTGATACTGCCCTGGGTCAACCACGCAGCGGCCTTTGTTCGCACCAGCGCCCTGCGTGCGTTGCGTGAGCTGCGCCTGGAGGATGCCGCGGCGCCTGCGCTGCTGGCGCTGGCGGATGACGATGCGGCCGTGCGGCGTGAGGCGGTGGGCATCCTCGGTTGGCTCAAGCATCAACCCGCGTTGCCGGCGCTGGCAAGGCTGGCCGAGGGGGAACCGGACACGGACGTGCGTCGTGCAGCTATTGGTGCGCTTGGGCTTGCGCGTGACAGCTGCGTGCTGCCTGCGCTGGTGGCAGCGTTGAACGATACGGCCTGGCAAGTGCGTGAAGAAGCCGCGACCACCCTGGGCAAGGTCGGTCAGGCTGAGGCTGGGCCGGCGCTGGTGGATGCACTGGCCGATGGTTTCTGGCAGGTGCGCCTGCGTGCAGCGCGTTCACTGGGCCGCCTGCGCTACGCCGCTGCAGTGGATGCCCTCGGCGAACTGCTCGGCCATGGCATCGCCAACCTGCGCAAGGAGGCGGCCTTGGCCCTCGGCGAACTGGGCCAAGCGCGTGCCTTGCCGATGCTGCAGGCAGCGGAGGCTGATAGCGACCCGGAGGTGCGAAAGGCGGTGCGCATTGCCTTGGCGCAATTGCGCGGGGTGGCGTAA
- a CDS encoding ABC transporter permease, whose product MTPELKRWPLRLASLLACLAFWQVAASAKLDLGLFIFTYVPTPKAVLDAAGQLLTSSALPEHLGSSLSRVFAGYGVAALLGVALGLLIGRSQWAEDTLLPPLEVLRPIPAVAWIPLAILMFPSSELSMVFITFTGALFPILLNTVHGVEAVDPRLVASARSLGAGRWAILREVILPGALPSIVTGLAIGMGISWFCLVTAEMISGQFGIGYYTWESYTLQNYPQIIVGMLLIGVLGMGSSALVKQLGALATPWYHTRRAA is encoded by the coding sequence ATGACCCCTGAACTCAAACGTTGGCCTCTGCGCCTTGCTTCGCTGCTTGCCTGCCTGGCGTTCTGGCAGGTGGCAGCCAGCGCCAAGCTCGACCTCGGTCTGTTCATCTTCACCTATGTGCCCACCCCCAAAGCGGTGCTGGATGCCGCAGGGCAATTGCTCACCTCCAGTGCCCTGCCGGAGCACCTGGGCAGCAGCCTGTCGCGGGTTTTTGCCGGCTATGGCGTGGCGGCGCTGCTGGGTGTGGCGCTCGGGCTGTTGATCGGCCGTTCGCAATGGGCCGAAGACACGCTGTTGCCGCCTCTTGAGGTGCTGCGGCCAATTCCGGCGGTGGCCTGGATACCGTTGGCGATCCTGATGTTCCCTTCTTCGGAGCTGTCGATGGTATTCATCACCTTTACCGGCGCGCTGTTCCCCATCTTGCTCAATACCGTGCATGGCGTAGAGGCCGTCGACCCGCGCCTGGTGGCCTCGGCGCGTAGTTTGGGCGCCGGGCGCTGGGCGATCCTGCGTGAAGTGATACTGCCTGGTGCGCTGCCCAGTATCGTCACAGGGCTTGCCATCGGCATGGGAATCTCGTGGTTCTGCCTGGTCACTGCCGAGATGATCTCAGGGCAGTTCGGCATTGGCTATTACACCTGGGAGTCATACACCTTACAGAACTACCCGCAGATCATCGTCGGCATGCTGCTGATCGGCGTGCTGGGCATGGGCAGCAGTGCACTGGTCAAGCAGCTCGGGGCACTGGCAACGCCTTGGTATCACACGCGCAGGGCCGCCTGA
- a CDS encoding ABC transporter substrate-binding protein has translation MKTPLRHLTTALGLLVLFASSAQAADSAKPESIRIAVPDLSAGSKHSAGGVVDVLRDQQLLEKEFAKDGIRIDWRFFKGAGPVVNEALANGQADFAYLGDLAAIVGKANGLDTRVLAAGVRGVKSYLGVVPGSGIKTLHDLKGKRVAVFRGTANQLSFASALASQGLSERDLKVINLDFNAANAALAAKQIDATWGLASLLSLRERGLVELPVNSRDLEGAGSTQAVLLGTGEFIGKYPELVQRLVNAQQQATRWLRDEHNRDAFVDLVASNASWPRSILSDDLAKEDLAHYFDPRLDADFLAQLQQGVDLAARERLIRRSFQVADWVEPRFLDSALQQEQPVQAAR, from the coding sequence ATGAAAACCCCGCTGCGCCACCTGACCACCGCCCTCGGGCTGCTCGTTTTGTTCGCCTCCAGCGCTCAAGCAGCCGATTCGGCCAAGCCTGAGAGCATCCGCATCGCCGTGCCCGATCTGAGCGCTGGCAGCAAGCACAGCGCTGGCGGTGTCGTCGATGTGCTGCGTGACCAGCAGCTGCTGGAAAAGGAATTTGCCAAGGACGGTATTCGTATCGACTGGCGGTTCTTCAAGGGTGCCGGGCCGGTGGTCAACGAGGCACTGGCCAATGGGCAGGCCGACTTCGCCTACCTGGGGGACCTGGCCGCGATCGTCGGCAAGGCCAATGGCCTCGACACCCGTGTGCTGGCTGCCGGTGTGCGTGGGGTGAAAAGCTATTTGGGCGTCGTACCAGGGTCGGGCATCAAGACCTTGCACGACCTCAAGGGCAAGCGCGTCGCGGTGTTCCGCGGCACAGCCAACCAGCTGTCGTTTGCCAGCGCCCTCGCCAGCCAAGGGCTGTCTGAGCGCGATTTGAAAGTGATCAACCTCGATTTCAATGCAGCCAACGCCGCGCTCGCCGCCAAGCAGATCGACGCCACTTGGGGCCTTGCCAGCCTGCTTTCGTTGCGTGAGCGCGGCCTGGTCGAGCTACCCGTCAACTCCCGCGACCTGGAAGGCGCCGGTAGCACTCAGGCGGTATTGCTGGGTACCGGCGAGTTCATCGGCAAATACCCCGAGCTGGTTCAGCGGCTGGTCAACGCCCAGCAGCAGGCAACCCGCTGGCTGCGCGACGAACACAACCGCGATGCCTTCGTCGATCTGGTGGCAAGCAATGCAAGCTGGCCGCGCAGCATCCTCAGTGACGACCTGGCCAAGGAAGACCTTGCCCACTACTTCGACCCGCGCCTGGATGCCGACTTCCTCGCCCAGTTGCAACAAGGTGTCGACCTTGCGGCGCGGGAGCGCCTTATCCGCCGCAGCTTCCAGGTAGCTGACTGGGTCGAGCCGCGCTTCCTCGATAGCGCGTTGCAACAGGAACAACCCGTACAAGCCGCCCGCTGA
- a CDS encoding ABC transporter permease, translated as MNGILSKGAWRRRGPLHSPSTAQGRSRVLAVLLPMLIALLWVAASRQHWMSEQVLPAPSLVWQSAVEFGSGELWGHLWISLQRLCWGLLVGIASGLLLGAWLGTSRHAQTLVLPTFVALAQIPTLAWIPLFMLFFGIGELLKLVVLVKAVVVPVTLHTLVGVRDAQPKLREAAAALRLPPHLLLLRLLLPAALPAFLTGVRLALATGWTSLLAVELLASSEGIGYLMVWGRQLFMLDLVLLCILVIGLVGGLMDRGFSTLEKRLLYWPQPATGEHQRVPLPTGWLSLLLPVALLLLWQASSSFGWIDQNILTSPLDVVRTLFTGLADGSLPEAMLLSLQRTLIGLVLGGSAGLLSGLLLGLSHNAERLFGPSLSALRQVALFAWVPLLTAWFGLGEGAKNVFVGLAAFFPLLIATQRGIASLSPQLGEAGRTLRLNLWQRLRLLVLPGAAPAIFAGLRLSLIYAWLGTIGAEYFMPSDGGIASLMIGAQQLFRMDQVMAAMLVIGLVGALLGNLGQRLELRATRWRTA; from the coding sequence ATGAATGGAATTCTGAGCAAAGGAGCGTGGCGACGGAGAGGGCCGCTACACAGCCCCTCCACGGCCCAAGGCCGCTCCCGCGTACTTGCGGTGTTGTTGCCGATGTTGATCGCCCTGTTGTGGGTGGCGGCGAGCCGGCAGCACTGGATGAGCGAGCAGGTACTGCCTGCGCCCTCACTGGTCTGGCAAAGCGCCGTGGAATTTGGCTCTGGTGAACTTTGGGGGCATTTGTGGATAAGTCTGCAGCGGCTGTGCTGGGGATTGCTGGTGGGAATTGCCAGCGGCTTGCTGCTGGGAGCGTGGCTCGGGACTTCGCGCCATGCGCAGACGCTGGTGCTGCCGACCTTCGTGGCGCTGGCACAGATCCCTACCTTGGCGTGGATCCCACTGTTCATGCTGTTTTTCGGTATCGGGGAACTGCTCAAACTGGTCGTACTGGTAAAAGCCGTGGTGGTGCCGGTGACCCTGCATACGCTGGTCGGCGTACGCGATGCCCAACCCAAGCTGCGTGAAGCGGCTGCGGCATTGCGCCTGCCGCCTCATCTGCTATTGCTCCGCCTGCTGCTGCCCGCCGCCCTGCCCGCTTTCCTCACTGGCGTACGCCTGGCTCTGGCTACCGGCTGGACCTCGTTGCTGGCCGTTGAGCTGCTGGCCTCCAGCGAAGGCATCGGTTATTTGATGGTATGGGGCAGGCAACTGTTCATGCTGGACCTGGTGCTGCTGTGCATCCTGGTGATCGGACTGGTCGGTGGGCTCATGGACCGAGGCTTTTCGACGCTGGAGAAGCGCCTGCTGTATTGGCCGCAACCGGCCACGGGCGAACACCAGCGTGTGCCACTGCCCACAGGCTGGCTGAGCCTATTGCTGCCCGTGGCCCTGCTGCTGCTCTGGCAGGCGAGCAGCAGCTTCGGCTGGATCGATCAAAACATTCTGACCTCGCCCTTGGATGTCGTGCGCACGCTATTCACAGGCCTGGCCGATGGCTCGCTGCCTGAAGCCATGCTGCTGAGCCTGCAGCGCACCTTGATCGGCTTGGTGCTTGGCGGCAGTGCGGGGTTGCTGTCGGGCCTGTTGCTGGGGCTTTCACACAACGCCGAGCGCCTGTTCGGACCAAGCCTTTCGGCGTTGCGCCAGGTGGCGTTGTTCGCCTGGGTGCCGCTGCTGACGGCCTGGTTCGGCCTGGGTGAGGGCGCCAAGAATGTATTTGTCGGCCTGGCAGCATTCTTCCCCCTGCTGATCGCTACGCAGCGCGGTATAGCCAGCCTCTCGCCACAACTGGGCGAAGCTGGCCGCACGCTGCGCCTGAACCTGTGGCAACGCCTGCGCCTGCTGGTGCTGCCCGGCGCTGCTCCGGCCATCTTTGCCGGGCTGCGTCTGTCGCTGATCTATGCCTGGCTAGGCACCATCGGGGCTGAATATTTCATGCCTTCAGACGGCGGCATCGCCAGCCTGATGATAGGCGCACAACAGCTGTTCCGCATGGACCAGGTCATGGCCGCCATGCTCGTGATCGGCCTGGTCGGCGCCCTGCTGGGCAACCTTGGACAACGCCTCGAACTGCGCGCCACGCGCTGGAGAACCGCATGA
- a CDS encoding DUF971 domain-containing protein yields MNAPGAISNLRGAGQLLLEWEDGEQSISHARLRGACPCSQCRAARLLGGIAVVAADVRIERIETQGYGVQLVFSDGHERGIYPWAYLYGLGRYCSTATA; encoded by the coding sequence ATGAACGCGCCGGGTGCAATCAGCAACCTGCGCGGTGCTGGGCAGTTGCTATTGGAGTGGGAGGATGGGGAGCAGAGTATCAGCCATGCTCGCTTGCGCGGTGCATGCCCTTGCTCGCAATGCCGCGCCGCGCGCTTGCTGGGCGGCATTGCGGTGGTTGCCGCCGATGTCCGCATCGAACGGATCGAAACGCAGGGGTATGGCGTGCAGCTGGTATTCAGCGATGGCCACGAGCGGGGGATCTATCCTTGGGCGTACTTGTACGGTCTGGGCAGATACTGCTCCACAGCTACCGCCTGA
- a CDS encoding ABC transporter ATP-binding protein gives MNRYRQALEPGRIEGRGLSIRLGQGAEAFEAVQRLDFAVAPGEFVCILGPSGCGKSTLLGALAGHLVPNSGSLTVDDQAINGPSPQRGMVFQHHTLLPWRRVLDNVAFGLKMQGMGKAERQRQAREMLQLVGLADFAGRWPSQLSGGMQQRAEIARVLINRPRLLLMDEPFGALDAQTRSRMQELLLEVWAQIRTTVVFVTHDIDEALFLADRILVMSPRPGRFIEDLPLDFPRPRRASVLTSPQFTHLKRHCLALLRHEEGRELPRLTPLGLPDTDHPPLRIAL, from the coding sequence ATGAACCGCTATCGACAGGCCTTGGAGCCTGGGCGCATCGAAGGGCGCGGCCTGTCCATTCGTCTGGGCCAAGGTGCTGAAGCGTTCGAGGCAGTGCAGCGTCTGGACTTCGCCGTCGCGCCTGGTGAGTTCGTGTGCATCCTTGGGCCTTCCGGTTGTGGCAAATCAACGTTGCTAGGCGCGCTTGCCGGGCACTTGGTCCCCAACAGTGGCTCACTGACAGTGGATGATCAGGCCATCAATGGGCCGTCGCCGCAGCGCGGCATGGTGTTTCAGCATCACACCCTGCTGCCTTGGCGCAGGGTGCTCGACAACGTCGCGTTCGGCCTGAAGATGCAAGGCATGGGCAAGGCCGAGCGCCAGCGTCAGGCGCGCGAGATGCTACAGCTGGTGGGCCTGGCCGACTTTGCCGGGCGTTGGCCCAGCCAGCTGTCCGGTGGCATGCAGCAGCGCGCTGAAATCGCCCGTGTGCTGATCAATCGTCCGCGCCTGTTACTCATGGACGAACCTTTCGGCGCCCTGGACGCACAAACCCGCTCACGCATGCAGGAACTGTTGCTGGAAGTCTGGGCGCAGATCCGCACCACGGTGGTGTTCGTCACTCATGACATCGATGAAGCCTTGTTCCTGGCCGATCGCATCCTGGTGATGAGCCCGCGCCCTGGGCGTTTCATCGAGGACCTACCGCTGGACTTCCCGCGGCCACGCCGCGCCAGCGTGTTGACCAGCCCGCAATTCACCCATCTCAAACGTCATTGCCTGGCCTTGTTGCGCCACGAAGAAGGGCGCGAACTGCCACGCCTGACCCCGTTGGGCCTGCCGGACACCGACCACCCTCCGCTACGGATCGCGCTATGA
- a CDS encoding ABC transporter ATP-binding protein, giving the protein MNAFNTSQLLAANQPDTTPALVSFDGVGKVFTVDGHALEAIRNFNLSINEGEFIAIVGASGCGKSTLLRLLVGLDTDYSGSIRVDGQPVSGIGGERGIVFQEHRLFPWLTVEQNIALGLVNEQLTQGERARRVHEFVLLVGLVGFESAYPHQLSGGMAQRVAIARGLVASPRILLLDEPFGALDALTRQQLQDELLAIRERAGITTLLVTHDAEEATYLADRVVVLEPRPGRIKSVVEIDLPHPRLRTGVALHGLREQVLHLITGDGGYLPPPTRRVEGLRPELIAL; this is encoded by the coding sequence ATGAACGCTTTCAACACTTCACAGCTGCTTGCGGCCAACCAACCTGATACCACGCCAGCGTTGGTGAGCTTTGACGGGGTGGGTAAGGTTTTCACCGTCGATGGACACGCCTTGGAAGCCATCCGCAATTTCAATTTATCGATCAACGAGGGCGAGTTCATCGCCATCGTCGGCGCCTCCGGATGCGGCAAGTCCACCCTGCTGCGCTTGTTGGTCGGGCTGGACACGGACTACAGCGGCAGCATTCGTGTCGATGGCCAGCCGGTGAGCGGCATCGGTGGCGAGCGTGGCATCGTATTCCAGGAGCATCGTTTGTTCCCGTGGCTGACGGTGGAGCAGAACATCGCCCTGGGGCTGGTCAATGAGCAGCTGACTCAAGGCGAGCGTGCCCGCCGCGTGCATGAGTTCGTGCTGCTGGTAGGCCTGGTCGGCTTCGAGTCTGCCTACCCGCATCAGCTTTCCGGTGGTATGGCCCAACGCGTGGCCATCGCCCGAGGCTTGGTGGCCAGCCCTCGCATCCTGCTGCTGGATGAGCCGTTCGGTGCGCTCGATGCGTTGACCCGCCAGCAGTTACAGGATGAACTGCTGGCCATCCGCGAACGTGCCGGCATCACCACGTTGCTGGTCACCCACGACGCCGAGGAAGCAACTTACCTGGCAGACCGCGTAGTGGTGCTGGAGCCGCGCCCGGGCCGAATCAAGTCGGTGGTCGAGATTGATCTACCGCACCCGCGGCTGCGCACAGGCGTGGCGCTGCATGGGCTGCGTGAGCAGGTGCTGCACCTGATCACCGGTGATGGCGGTTACCTGCCGCCGCCAACGCGGCGGGTGGAGGGGTTGCGGCCGGAGCTGATTGCGCTCTGA